From Nicotiana tabacum cultivar K326 chromosome 22, ASM71507v2, whole genome shotgun sequence, one genomic window encodes:
- the LOC107832069 gene encoding uncharacterized protein LOC107832069, with amino-acid sequence MVQKRPFGEEELYEVSSKQPRHVEPSRQLVSFLEFPCESVAPPKCYTSGGEDDKATTDKRPGSGNVAEVHISTEKGTEMSFHGSASNSSWATSSTSEEDIRSEAPFHILTASEYYNIDPPFRVVIHPREVYASLLSNSPRKLVPIGPDFQAELPEWGAYDSKNKSIKECTNESLNLPSQDLESDFVDHCDEESKLAGTCIILMPKLELPADHEENMGAGKIECSCEDAGSFGCVRLHIMETRLKLKEALGEEIFVRLGFYDMGEVVAEKWREEEEELFHEVVFSNPASLGRNFWNQLAVEFPLRSRRELVSYYFNVFILRKRAKQNRFDPLNIDSDNDEWQEIDDDVVAAEAKMTDEDEDSVVESPVYQNYPGSYEIYENDKKAYDEEAGGAALEDYRTIDFGRRNVLSDESEACPDKLIDNNNSSGHNIQPLERHSNEIGDHDIQDNSCTTDAAGLGSEAPQGKTDNSKHWASNFAGVGSGSGHDFVMGPSNGKEWDIGYLSCAKNKVDLLPTCTMIEEVFGDGAWSSKNKDGHGLG; translated from the exons ATGGTGCAGAAAAGACCATTTGGTGAAGAAGAGTTGTATGAAGTTTCATCGAAGCAACCGAGACATGTAGAACCAAGTAGACAGCTAGTTTCCTTTTTGGAATTTCCATGTGAATCAGTGGCTCCTCCTAAGTGTTACACTTCAG GTGGAGAAGATGACAAAGCTACCACTGACAAGAGACCTGGTAGTGGCAATGTGGCTGAAGTCCATATTTCTACTGAGAAAGGAACTGAGATGAGCTTTCATGGCTCTGCTTCGAACTCTTCCTGGGCCACTAGTAGCACCAGCGAAGAAGATATCAGGTCCGAGGCACCCTTTCACATATTGACAGCCTCTGAGTATTACAATATTGATCCTCCATTCAGAGTTGTTATTCATCCAAGGGAGGTCTATGCCTCTCTTTTGAGCAATTCTCCTCGAAAGTTGGTCCCCATTGGACCAGATTTCCAAGCTGAATTACCAGAATGGGGTGCATATGATAGTAAGAATAAATCCATCAAGGAGTGCACGAATGAAAGCCTGAATCTTCCATCTCAAGATCTAGAATCAGATTTTGTGGATCATTGTGATGAAGAGAGTAAACTTGCTGGGACTTGTATCATTCTAATGCCTAAACTAGAGCTACCTGCAGACCATGAGGAGAACATGGGAGCAGGAAAAATTGAGTGCTCCTGTGAAGATGCTGGTTCCTTCGGATGTGTTCGTCTGCATATCATGGAAACAAGGTTGAAGCTTAAGGAAGCCCTAGGTGAGGAAATATTTGTTAGGTTGGGTTTTTATGATATGGGAGAGGTAGTGGCAGAGAAATGGCGTGAAGAGGAAGAGGAATTATTTCACGAGGTTGTATTTTCCAATCCTGCTTCACTAGGCAGGAATTTCTGGAACCAACTTGCTGTTGAATTTCCTTTACGGAGCAGGAGAGAACTCGTTAGCTATTATTTTAATGTCTTTATTTTGCGGAAACGTGCCAAGCAGAACAGGTTTGACCCATTAAATATAGACAGTGATAATGATGAATGGCAGGAGATCGATGACGATGTTGTTGCTGCTGAAGCTAAAATGACGGATGAGGATGAGGATTCTGTGGTTGAATCACCAGTATACCAAAATTATCCTGGTAGCTATGAGATATATGAGAATGATAAAAAAGCATATGATGAGGAAGCTGGTGGTGCAGCCTTGGAAGATTATAGGACTATAGATTTTGGCAGGAGGAATGTCTTGAGTGATGAGTCAGAAGCATGTCCTGATAAGTTGATTGATAATAACAACAGTTCTGGACACAATATTCAGCCTCTAGAAAGACATTCAAATGAAATAGGTGACCATGATATACAAGATAACTCTTGTACCACTGATGCAGCTGGGCTTGGTTCAGAAGCACCACAAGGAAAGACTGACAATTCTAAACACTGGGCAAGTAATTTTGCTGGTGTTGGAAGTGGCAGTGGGCATGATTTTGTGATGGGGCCATCTAATGGTAAGGAATGGGACATTGGGTACTTAAGCTGTGCTAAAAATAAAGTTGACCTATTACCAACCTGCACTATGATTGAGGAAGTCTTTGGAGATGGAGCCTGGAGTTCCAAGAACAAAGATGGTCATGGTTTAGGCTAA